From Moritella sp. Urea-trap-13, a single genomic window includes:
- a CDS encoding DmsC/YnfH family molybdoenzyme membrane anchor subunit, whose translation MLDKLEQFRDRLDQIGAAEKPVVKDGTPIFEGRVGEQRYAKLADVEIFDVNTYGKKIDLIERTEGKLPVGRSMNINENKAVGENPNRNKQHAFHFTADNCIGCHACEAACSEKNDNPAHIAFRSVGYVESGSYPDYKRINISMACNHCDDPVCLKGCPTKAYTKHVEYGAVLQDPDTCFGCGYCTWVCPYNAPQLDPIKGQVTKCNMCVDRLEVGLKPACVSACLGNALNFGVVENTPENRVQAKTSMPGFPDPSITNPNIRFQQTTSTQREMTRTDNMPLKYHKQEDGSFRSVVDEKDGKAQFWNLARLSSREDPLVIFTLFSQTAMGAFALIFLGPLLGAESLTGFAESGAGLSLLIILMAMQALALLMSTLHLGKPKRFYRGFNNLAHSPVSREGLGVALFFGFMGAFTFFQGIAWLLELRLFSYVANAFGVLALMGSAGGLFYMYRSYRIKARPFWDHWQTACAFVGSSVALGSILTALVAVIGTASNDGIGLYPLLFDLAPVVITGLVIEAFGLYSHAKHLNIEQGEGAASHYVQCTTFGKTYKLRNVAIAINIVVVSLLATLAPSGLLGLLWLLPVISIVLASTVSRALFYVLVIPTTMPGAFFWKNKGFEQHARDVGLADMPQVGVIPDLH comes from the coding sequence ATGTTAGACAAGTTAGAACAATTTAGAGACCGCCTTGATCAAATCGGCGCGGCAGAGAAACCCGTTGTTAAAGACGGTACGCCTATCTTTGAAGGTCGTGTCGGTGAGCAACGTTATGCCAAATTGGCCGATGTAGAAATATTTGATGTGAATACCTATGGTAAAAAAATTGATTTAATTGAACGAACAGAAGGTAAGTTACCGGTTGGTCGTTCAATGAATATTAATGAGAATAAAGCCGTGGGTGAGAACCCCAATCGTAATAAACAGCATGCTTTCCATTTTACCGCCGATAACTGTATTGGTTGTCATGCCTGTGAAGCGGCGTGTAGTGAAAAGAATGATAATCCTGCGCATATTGCCTTTCGTAGTGTTGGTTATGTTGAGAGTGGCAGTTATCCTGATTACAAACGTATTAATATTTCCATGGCGTGTAACCATTGTGATGATCCGGTTTGTTTGAAAGGCTGTCCAACCAAAGCCTATACTAAACACGTTGAGTACGGTGCGGTATTGCAAGATCCAGATACCTGTTTTGGCTGTGGTTATTGTACTTGGGTCTGTCCTTATAACGCGCCACAGCTCGATCCAATTAAAGGTCAGGTCACGAAGTGTAATATGTGTGTCGATCGTCTGGAAGTTGGCTTAAAGCCTGCTTGTGTATCGGCCTGTTTAGGTAATGCACTTAACTTTGGTGTGGTGGAAAATACCCCTGAGAATCGAGTACAAGCGAAAACTTCAATGCCGGGTTTCCCTGATCCAAGCATCACTAATCCCAATATTCGTTTCCAGCAAACCACCAGTACACAGCGTGAAATGACCCGTACCGATAACATGCCGCTTAAATATCATAAACAAGAAGATGGATCATTTCGTTCTGTTGTTGATGAAAAAGACGGTAAAGCACAATTTTGGAACCTCGCTCGTTTGAGCTCTCGTGAGGATCCATTGGTAATTTTTACCTTGTTCTCGCAAACGGCGATGGGCGCATTTGCACTTATCTTCCTCGGCCCATTGTTGGGTGCTGAGAGCCTAACTGGCTTTGCCGAGTCTGGCGCTGGTTTATCACTACTGATTATATTAATGGCGATGCAAGCGCTTGCGTTATTAATGTCGACGCTGCATTTGGGCAAACCGAAACGTTTCTATCGTGGCTTTAATAATTTAGCCCATTCACCAGTGAGTCGAGAAGGCCTAGGTGTGGCTTTATTCTTTGGTTTCATGGGCGCATTTACCTTCTTCCAAGGCATTGCTTGGTTGTTGGAGTTACGCTTGTTTAGCTATGTGGCTAATGCCTTTGGTGTGTTGGCGTTAATGGGTAGTGCTGGTGGCTTATTTTATATGTACCGTAGCTACCGGATTAAAGCGCGTCCGTTCTGGGATCATTGGCAAACGGCTTGTGCCTTCGTTGGTTCTAGCGTAGCACTTGGCTCGATATTAACCGCGTTAGTGGCCGTGATTGGAACCGCGAGTAATGATGGTATTGGATTGTATCCTTTACTGTTTGACCTCGCACCAGTGGTGATCACAGGTTTAGTGATTGAAGCATTTGGCTTGTATTCACACGCTAAACATCTCAATATCGAGCAGGGTGAGGGGGCGGCGTCGCATTATGTACAGTGCACCACGTTTGGTAAAACATATAAGTTACGTAACGTCGCTATCGCGATTAATATTGTGGTTGTGAGCTTGCTGGCAACATTAGCACCATCGGGTTTACTCGGCTTGTTATGGTTATTACCGGTAATATCTATTGTGCTAGCGTCCACGGTGAGTCGTGCATTGTTTTATGTCCTGGTTATTCCGACGACAATGCCTGGTGCATTTTTCTGGAAAAATAAAGGTTTTGAACAGCATGCGCGTGATGTTGGTTTGGCGGATATGCCCCAAGTTGGTGTTATACCTGACTTGCACTAG
- a CDS encoding molybdopterin oxidoreductase family protein: MIFGRKDQKPIRIADKQVKEWKYTTCGYCSTGCSIEIGMNEQGNAVASRGVADADVNRGKLCIKGIFEHELFDAAGRGNDPLVREQIHDKYKETNWDSALDTMADKIKAIQQQHGKDAFAIVSTGQLLTEEFYTLGKLARGCIGTNNYDGNTTLCMASAVSGYKRSFGSDGPPGCYDDFSHTDCLIAWGSNLPEQHPVIYWRLKEAKEKRNFPLIVVDPRVTMLAQFADIHLPISPGTDIVLQNALMHVILKEGLEDKDYIEKHTTGIEALTACVAEFDPTSAAKICGIDEDTIRHVARLFAKAGKAMSIWTMGLNQSTHGSDAITGCNSLSLITGNIGVPGGTSLSITGQCNAMGTREWSSCSGLPGYRALEKEQDRNDIAEFWGIDPGFFPKKRGLAQTDIFPAIETGQIKGLWLVATNPMTSMPNTSRIRKTLEKLDFLVVQDAYQDVETTQYAHMFLPAAVWAEKEGVFTNTERRVNRVTNVQAPKGNSKSDFWIFSELSKRFENGQKITFPGTTEEAFEEMKTLSKGAGRNLDISGMTYEKIEQARGLQWPYREGATDNDEGARLYTDGQFATPTGKANLIPLPWIDNNEHPCEEYPFWLNSGRVVEHFHTRTRTGKMGNLNKYSPTPYMEMNPDAAAKLGIKHQSYVRLASRRGDAVVMVQLTQRVAPNAVFIPFHFHDCVNRLCLGLLDPHSRQPAFKQSSLRIEHVDQKLAAKMNRERRTY, from the coding sequence ATGATTTTCGGACGCAAGGATCAAAAGCCTATTCGCATTGCGGATAAACAGGTTAAAGAATGGAAATACACAACGTGTGGATATTGTTCTACAGGTTGTTCTATCGAGATCGGTATGAATGAGCAAGGGAATGCTGTTGCGAGTCGAGGCGTTGCTGACGCAGATGTGAATAGAGGTAAATTATGTATCAAGGGCATCTTTGAACATGAGTTATTTGATGCCGCTGGTCGTGGTAATGATCCCTTAGTGCGTGAGCAAATTCATGACAAGTATAAAGAGACTAACTGGGACTCTGCACTTGATACCATGGCGGATAAGATCAAGGCAATTCAACAGCAACATGGTAAAGATGCATTTGCCATTGTTTCAACAGGCCAGTTATTAACTGAAGAGTTTTATACCTTAGGCAAATTAGCTCGTGGTTGTATTGGCACCAACAACTACGATGGAAATACCACTTTATGCATGGCCTCTGCGGTATCAGGTTATAAGCGCTCATTTGGCTCTGATGGCCCACCTGGCTGCTACGATGATTTCTCCCATACCGATTGCTTGATTGCCTGGGGTTCTAACCTGCCTGAGCAACATCCGGTTATTTACTGGCGTTTAAAAGAAGCCAAAGAAAAACGTAACTTTCCGCTTATCGTGGTCGATCCGCGTGTGACTATGCTGGCGCAGTTTGCCGATATTCACTTACCGATTAGCCCAGGTACCGATATCGTCTTACAAAACGCCTTAATGCATGTGATTTTAAAAGAAGGCCTCGAAGACAAAGACTATATTGAAAAACACACCACAGGTATTGAAGCATTAACAGCTTGTGTTGCCGAGTTTGATCCCACATCAGCCGCTAAGATTTGTGGTATCGATGAAGATACTATCCGTCATGTCGCCCGCTTGTTTGCTAAAGCAGGTAAAGCGATGAGTATCTGGACTATGGGACTAAATCAAAGTACCCATGGTAGTGATGCGATCACCGGTTGTAATTCACTCTCGCTTATCACCGGTAATATTGGCGTACCGGGCGGGACGAGCTTATCGATTACAGGTCAATGTAACGCCATGGGCACTCGTGAATGGTCGTCGTGTTCAGGTTTACCTGGTTATCGCGCATTAGAGAAAGAACAAGACCGCAATGATATTGCTGAATTTTGGGGCATAGACCCAGGGTTCTTCCCGAAAAAACGCGGCTTGGCGCAAACTGACATTTTCCCTGCCATTGAAACAGGACAAATTAAAGGTCTGTGGCTGGTGGCGACAAACCCAATGACGTCGATGCCGAATACTTCACGTATTCGTAAAACATTAGAGAAACTCGATTTTCTGGTGGTGCAAGACGCCTATCAAGATGTGGAAACAACGCAATATGCGCACATGTTTTTGCCTGCCGCTGTATGGGCAGAGAAGGAAGGGGTATTTACCAATACCGAGCGCCGAGTTAACCGCGTGACCAACGTGCAAGCGCCGAAAGGTAATTCTAAATCTGACTTCTGGATTTTTTCAGAGCTATCGAAACGTTTTGAAAATGGTCAGAAAATCACCTTTCCGGGGACAACAGAAGAAGCCTTTGAAGAAATGAAAACGCTATCAAAAGGCGCTGGGCGTAATCTTGATATTTCCGGTATGACATACGAAAAAATTGAACAAGCCCGTGGACTACAATGGCCATACCGTGAAGGCGCGACGGATAATGACGAAGGTGCACGCCTTTATACCGACGGTCAGTTTGCCACGCCAACCGGTAAAGCTAATTTGATCCCATTGCCTTGGATTGATAATAACGAACATCCTTGTGAAGAATACCCTTTCTGGCTTAACAGTGGCCGCGTTGTAGAGCATTTTCATACTCGTACCCGTACCGGAAAAATGGGTAACTTAAACAAATATAGTCCCACCCCATACATGGAAATGAACCCAGATGCAGCCGCTAAATTGGGTATCAAGCATCAAAGTTATGTGCGCTTGGCCTCTCGCCGTGGTGACGCGGTGGTCATGGTGCAATTAACCCAACGTGTTGCACCCAACGCAGTGTTTATTCCATTCCATTTCCATGATTGTGTAAATCGCTTGTGTCTTGGGTTACTTGATCCGCATTCTCGTCAACCGGCTTTTAAACAGAGTTCGTTACGTATTGAGCATGTCGATCAAAAACTCGCGGCGAAAATGAACCGCGAAAGACGTACATACTAA
- the cobA gene encoding uroporphyrinogen-III C-methyltransferase — translation MTVELITKAQSKNNHSRGQVALVGAGPGDPELLTLKALKMIESADLILFDNLVSQDIRALFPPHTKAIYVGKKKADHCIPQDQLNLFMVDKAKQGLNICRLKGGDPFVFGRGSEEQLVLHAHDIKTIVVPGVTAASGCTAYAGIPLTHRGLSTGCTFITGHLKNGQLDLNWPQLAHLEHTLVFYMGLGKLAEISAQLISHGLDSNTPAALIENGSTQQQREFVGTVATLPALAIEQQLQSPSLIVIGKVVSLADQLSWRDLEQSAKNQELSA, via the coding sequence ATGACAGTTGAATTAATTACCAAAGCGCAATCAAAGAATAACCATAGCCGAGGTCAAGTAGCATTAGTGGGGGCGGGTCCAGGGGATCCAGAACTACTCACGCTCAAAGCATTAAAGATGATTGAGAGTGCTGATCTGATTTTGTTTGATAACTTAGTTAGCCAAGACATTAGAGCCTTATTCCCACCCCATACCAAAGCGATTTATGTGGGTAAGAAAAAAGCCGACCATTGTATTCCACAAGACCAATTGAATTTATTCATGGTTGATAAAGCCAAACAAGGCCTGAACATTTGTCGTCTCAAAGGCGGTGACCCCTTTGTATTTGGCCGCGGTAGTGAAGAACAACTGGTGCTCCATGCCCATGATATAAAAACAATCGTCGTACCCGGCGTAACAGCAGCATCAGGGTGCACTGCTTACGCTGGTATCCCGTTAACCCATCGCGGGCTATCAACAGGTTGCACCTTTATTACCGGTCACCTAAAGAATGGCCAGCTAGATCTAAATTGGCCGCAGCTCGCGCACCTTGAACACACCTTAGTGTTCTATATGGGATTAGGTAAATTAGCGGAGATCTCAGCGCAACTGATCAGTCATGGTCTGGACAGCAATACCCCAGCAGCCTTAATTGAAAACGGCTCAACGCAGCAGCAAAGAGAATTTGTTGGCACAGTGGCAACATTACCGGCACTGGCGATTGAACAGCAATTACAAAGCCCTAGCCTGATAGTCATTGGCAAGGTGGTCTCTCTTGCAGACCAACTTAGCTGGCGAGATCTAGAGCAATCGGCAAAAAATCAAGAATTAAGCGCATAA